One genomic window of Carassius gibelio isolate Cgi1373 ecotype wild population from Czech Republic chromosome A10, carGib1.2-hapl.c, whole genome shotgun sequence includes the following:
- the LOC128020657 gene encoding histone H2A-beta, sperm-like, whose protein sequence is MRKKTKPVSDLSSRAGLVFPVQHFHQALGDGKLPRAVDEEAAVFLTAVLEFLVAEILTLAGQDAVLNQSNKITLHHLPGLQDKRRYAMLLEEEKEEEEEEEEEEEVVGVTLAP, encoded by the coding sequence ATGAGGAAGAAGACGAAGCCCGTCAGTGATCTGTCTTCACGTGCTGGTCTCGTGTTTCCCGTCCAGCACTTTCATCAAGCACTCGGCGACGGAAAGCTCCCGCGGGCAGTCGACGAGGAAGCGGCGGTGTTTCTCACAGCCGTGTTGGAGTTCCTTGTGGCCGAGATCTTGACTTTGGCGGGACAAGATGCTGTACTGAATCAGTCAAATAAGATCACGTTACATCATCTCCCTGGACTGCAGGACAAAAGGAGATACGCAATGTTGTTGGaagaagaaaaggaggaggaggaggaggaggaggaagaggaagaagtgGTCGGTGTGACGTTAGCACCGTAG